A single window of Archangium gephyra DNA harbors:
- the pip gene encoding prolyl aminopeptidase has protein sequence MATTELRTLYPPIEPYNTGRLRVSDLHELYFEESGNPKGKPVVFVHGGPGSGTDPKQRRFFDPAAYRIVLFDQRGCGKSTPFASVEENTTWHLVEDMETLRRHLGIEKWQVFGGSWGSTLALAYAQKHPEHVSELVLRGIFLLRQQEIRWFYQHGAHTIFPDAWEDYLAPIPPEERGDLVQAYYRRLMGDDPKVRQEAARAWSVWEGRTSYLAPNANYIAHLGEDDFSLAFARIECHYFVNRAFLRTDTQLLDDVPRIRHIPAVIVQGRYDMCCPMDSAWALHKAWPEAELRIIADAGHAAFEPGTTSALVEATDKFRR, from the coding sequence ATGGCCACCACCGAGCTCCGCACCCTCTACCCGCCCATCGAGCCCTACAACACCGGCCGCCTCCGCGTGTCCGACCTCCACGAGCTCTACTTCGAGGAGAGCGGCAACCCGAAGGGCAAGCCGGTGGTCTTCGTGCACGGTGGGCCCGGCAGCGGCACGGATCCCAAGCAGCGGCGCTTCTTCGATCCGGCGGCGTACCGCATCGTCCTCTTCGACCAGCGCGGCTGTGGCAAGAGCACCCCCTTCGCGAGCGTGGAGGAGAACACCACCTGGCACCTGGTGGAGGACATGGAGACGCTGCGCCGCCACCTGGGCATCGAGAAGTGGCAGGTGTTCGGTGGCTCGTGGGGCAGCACGCTCGCACTCGCCTACGCGCAGAAGCACCCGGAGCATGTCTCGGAGCTGGTGCTGCGCGGCATCTTCCTGCTGCGCCAGCAGGAGATCCGCTGGTTCTACCAGCACGGCGCGCACACCATCTTCCCGGACGCGTGGGAGGACTACCTCGCGCCCATCCCTCCCGAGGAGCGGGGAGACCTGGTCCAGGCCTACTACCGGCGGCTGATGGGGGACGATCCCAAGGTGCGCCAGGAGGCGGCGAGGGCCTGGAGCGTCTGGGAGGGCCGCACCAGCTACCTGGCGCCCAACGCGAACTACATCGCGCACCTGGGCGAGGACGACTTCTCGCTCGCCTTCGCGCGCATCGAGTGCCACTACTTCGTCAATCGCGCCTTCCTGCGCACCGACACGCAGCTGCTGGACGACGTGCCTCGCATCCGCCACATCCCGGCCGTCATCGTCCAGGGCCGCTATGACATGTGCTGCCCCATGGACAGCGCCTGGGCGCTGCACAAGGCGTGGCCGGAGGCGGAGCTGAGGATCATCGCGGACGCGGGACACGCGGCCTTCGAGCCGGGCACCACCAGCGCGCTCGTCGAGGCCACGGACAAGTTCCGCCGGTAG
- a CDS encoding tyrosine-type recombinase/integrase, with product MKKRKVPRRAPAFLKPEEVPLVLSALRPQWRPLFATAIYTGLRKGELLALRKSDVDLRNRLLTVARSWERDTTKGGHAEVIPIAAELVPFLEEAFSVSPSELVFPDDNGCMRGRHVELEEVLRRAMGRAGIVNGYRSACRGKGCGHVEETPDATPRACPMCGRWLWGVGGGCGLRATGKVRPIRFHDLRHTTASLLMMSGANPAAVQRIMRHSDPHITTETYGHLTPNYLRAEVDRLSFGLLAGLAGGQDPRLAGAVVVRPQGAAPVAASLLQARNRASGTPVTGGANPQDLQALTLVQDLNAASTPARSRGERGRATVRPTGGTCPWPRRARWWCPARRPRVPRPR from the coding sequence GTGAAGAAGCGCAAGGTGCCACGCCGAGCGCCGGCTTTTCTCAAGCCCGAGGAGGTTCCGCTCGTGCTCTCCGCCCTCCGTCCACAGTGGCGCCCTCTGTTCGCTACGGCCATCTACACGGGGTTGCGAAAGGGGGAGCTGCTCGCGTTGCGGAAGTCCGACGTTGACTTGCGTAACCGGCTTTTGACGGTGGCGCGCTCCTGGGAGCGTGACACCACCAAGGGTGGACACGCCGAGGTCATTCCCATTGCGGCCGAACTCGTCCCGTTCCTTGAAGAGGCGTTCTCCGTGTCCCCCTCTGAGCTGGTTTTCCCCGATGACAATGGGTGCATGCGGGGACGGCATGTGGAGCTTGAAGAAGTGTTGCGCCGAGCCATGGGGCGGGCAGGCATCGTCAACGGCTACCGCTCCGCCTGCCGGGGCAAGGGCTGCGGGCACGTTGAGGAAACGCCCGACGCCACCCCCCGAGCGTGCCCAATGTGTGGGCGGTGGCTGTGGGGTGTGGGCGGTGGCTGTGGGCTACGGGCTACGGGCAAGGTGCGGCCCATTCGCTTCCACGACTTGCGGCACACCACGGCCAGCCTGTTGATGATGAGTGGAGCCAACCCAGCAGCCGTTCAGCGCATCATGCGGCACAGCGATCCACACATCACCACCGAGACCTATGGCCACCTGACGCCCAACTACCTGCGGGCGGAGGTGGATCGACTGTCTTTCGGGCTACTGGCAGGCTTGGCGGGCGGGCAGGACCCCCGACTTGCAGGGGCCGTGGTGGTGAGGCCGCAAGGTGCGGCGCCGGTTGCTGCATCCTTGCTGCAAGCCCGCAACCGGGCCAGTGGCACGCCCGTAACCGGGGGAGCAAATCCCCAGGACTTGCAGGCGCTTACACTGGTGCAGGACTTAAATGCGGCATCTACCCCCGCCCGCTCCCGAGGGGAGAGGGGGAGGGCAACGGTGCGGCCTACCGGCGGAACTTGTCCGTGGCCTCGACGAGCGCGCTGGTGGTGCCCGGCTCGAAGGCCGCGTGTCCCGCGTCCGCGATGA